Within Candidatus Methylomirabilota bacterium, the genomic segment CATCGCCCCCGGGCTCACCGATACCGCGCAGCCGCGCTATGGCATGTCCGAGGAGGAGCTCCAGGCGGCCGGGCGCCAGGTGCCGCTGGGGCGCATCGGGACTCCCGAGGACGTAGCCGAGCTGGCCGTTTTCCTGGCCTCCGAGGAATCGCGCCACATCACCGGGCAGACTATCCACGTCAACGGCGGTCAGTATCTCGCCTGAAATTCCTCAGCGAAGGGGCACGGGAACCTCGCCCCCGCTCCGCGCCGCCGAGACATAGCCCGCATAGAGCGCCGCCACCGTGTCGCGCGCCACCTCCGCATCCGATTGGGGGCGGCGACCGCTCGCGCAGCACTCCACGAAGTCCTGGACCTCGGCGTAGAAGCCCTGCTGCCATTCCTCGTCGGCGGCGGGATGGCTCCAGCCCTCCTTGGTGCCGATCTTCTCCACCAGGTAGATGTCGCGGAACTGCGTGGCCTCCGGATTGTAGGTGTCGAGCAGATTCACGGGATTGAGCCGGCACGTCGTCCGGTGATTGTTGGCGAAGACTTCGAGCCAGTTGTGGACGCCTCCTAGGACCAGCTCGGTGGCGAACACGTCGGCCACGGTGCCGTCCTCGAAGGTGACGTGGAGCTGGCTATAGTCCTCGACGTCTTCGTAGTCCGTGCGGAGGAAGCCGCGATCACGGTAGCCGGAAAGCCGCGTGATCTCGTGCACGCGGGCCGACACGGTGGCGGGCCGGATCGAGCGTCCGCCCTGCGCGCGGCCCTCGACGGCCTTGAGATAGAGGCAGGCGGTGAGGGGATGGCAGCCCTTGCCGACGAGCGAGCCACCGCCTGCGTGGCGCCAGATGCCGTACACGGGCGAGTGAGAGCCGCTGTGCGACTCGCCGCCGAGCATCCAGAGGATCTGCGCGCCTGTCTTCTCGATGATCTCGCGCTCCTTCTGGACGGCCGGCGCGTAGATCCAGTTTTCCGCGTAGGCGAGCACCACTCCCTTTCGGTGGGCCGCTTCCACCATGCGGTCGGCACTGGCCAGCGCGTCCTGGAGGAGTCGTGAGGCGTCGCTCGGCGGTCCGAAGGCGCCCGTGAACGGCTTCTCGATGAATACATGCTTGCCTGCCTCGATCGCCTCGAGAGCGACGGGCTCGTGCGTCGCGGGCGGCGAGCACACATCGACGACGTCGATGTGCGGGAGCATGGCGGCGAGATCCGGGTACGGCTCGGCGCCGCTCTCGCTCGCGAAGGCCTTCCGCCGCTCGGCGGTCGGGGAGGTGACGCCGGCCAGCTGCACGCCGATGCCGTAGGCCCGGCGATATGCCTTCAGGTGAAGATGGGCGGCAAATCGCGAGCCCACGATGCCAACCCTGAGCGTACCCATGGTCGGCCGATTCTACGCTTCGGCCGGACGCCCGGCCACTGCCAAGGAGCGGCTGGGCGGCCGTCTGGGCACCGTCCGAATCAGACCCGTCCCCGCGGGGGGTTGGACTACCATGGGACACGAGACACTGTGGGGCAACTGCCGATGGCACCGGAGGGGACCAGGACAGTACCATCATGAAGGCGCTCATCACCGGCATCACCGGTCAAGATGGCTCGTATCTGGCCGAGTTCCTGCTCGGCAAGGGCTACGAGGTCCACGGCATCATCCGCCGTGCCTCCACTTTCAACACCAATCGCATCGATCATCTCTATAAGGATCCCCACGTCAACGGCGTCAAGCTCTTCCTGCACTATGGCGATATCAGCGATTCGACCAACCTGATCAAGCTCCTGTACCGGATCCGGCCCGAAGAGATCTACAACCTCGCCGCCCAGAGCCACGTCCGCGTGAGCTTCGACATCCCCGAGTACACGGGCGATGTGACGGCCCTGGGTGCCGTGCGGATCCTCGAGGCCATCCACGAGACCGGCCTCACGGCGAAGTTCTACCAGGCGAGCAGCTCGGAGATGTTTGGCAAGGTCCGGGAGTCGCCGCAGCGCGAGACCACGCCGTTCTACCCGAGGAGCCCGTACGCGGCCGCCAAGGCCTATGCCTACTGGATGACCGTCAACTATCGCGAGAGCTACGGCATGTTCGCCTGCAACGGTATCCTGTTCAACCACGAATCCCCGCGGCGCGGCGAAACCTTCGTGACGAGAAAGATCACCCGGGCCGCCGCCCTGATCAGGGCGGGTCTCCAGGACAAGCTCTACCTCGGCAACCTCGATGCGCAGCGTGACTGGGGCTACGCCAAGGAGTACGTGGAGGCCATGTGGCTCATGCTCCAGCAGGACAAGCCCGACGATTACGTGATCGCCACCGGGGAGACCCACTCCGTGAGGGAATTGCTGGCCGAGGCCTTCTCGTATGTCGGTCTCAACTGGCAGGATCACGTGGAGATTGATTCGATGTACTACCGGCCCACGGAGGTCGATCTGCTCGTCGGCGATGGCAGCAAGGCCAAGGCCACCCTCGGCTGGGAGCCAACCACACGCTTCAAGGGCCTCGTGCGCCTGATGGTCGAGGCCGACCAAGCGAGCCTGGGCACGCCTCCCCCGAAATGACGGCTCAGGCCTCCGGTCCGGAGGAGGCCCGGGCGCATCCTCGGATCTCGGTCGTCACCCCCTCGTTCAATCAGGGCCGATTCCTGGAGCGCACGATCCGCTCCGTGCTCGATGAGAATTACCCAGACCTCGAGTACATCATCATCGACGGCGGAAGCACCGATGAGAGCGTGGAGATCATCAAGCGATACGAACGCCACCTCGCCTACTGGGTGAGCGAGCCCGACCGCGGACAGAGCCACGCCATCAACAAGGGCCTGAATCGCGCCACGGGGACGATCCTGACTTGGCTCAACTCCGACGACTACTACATGCCCGGGACGTTGGACATCATCGCCACGGCAGCCGTGGCTCATCCGGAGGCTGGCGCCTATGTCGGGGCCGGGGACATCGTCGACGCGTCCGGGACGGTTATCCACCATCAGGTTCCGCCCTCCGTCATTTCGCTGGAGACGATGTACCAGTGGATACGGGGAGAGTTCTTCATGCAGCCCTCGTGCTTCCTTCGCGACACCGCCTGGCGCGCCGTCGCGCCCCTCGACGAAAGCATCCACATCGCCTTCGATCTCGACCTGTGGATGCGCATGGCCAAGGCCGGCCAGACCTTCGTCACCATTGACCGGCTCCTGTCCAAGTCCCTGTCGCATCCGGGGTCCAAGACCACGGCCTACGTGAATCTATCGATCGTCGAGGTTGCCATCGTGGCCATGCGCCACGGCGGAGAGCGCGAGGCCCGGAAGCTCCTCGAGGATATGGCCATCAGACTTTCGTGGGCCGAGCCCAATCTGGAGAAGATCCTGGAGAACCCCGTGCTCAAGCGGCTGGAGCCGCTCATCGGCTTCTTCGTGAAGCCGGCCATTCGCCGACGCGACACCGTGCCGCCCTGGCTTCGACGCTAACCGGCGCCAGGGATCACGGCTACCACTGTCCCGCGTTTTCAGCTAAGCTTGGCCCCATGAATCCCCCCGAGACCATCCGCGGTCGAGCCGTCGTCGTTCAGCCGGGGGAGGGGCCGTCGTACTGGCAGCCCGTGCCCGCCCGCGGTCATGCCGACCCGGTGCTCTTTCCGGGCCGCACCGGCTTCGACGGGCTCTCCATGGGATTTCAAACCGTCGCCCCCGGCGGCCGCATCCGCGAGCATTCCCATGGGGAGCAGGTGGAGCTGCAGATCTGCTTCCAAGGGCGCGGGCGCGTGATCGTGGACGGCGTCTCACATTCGTTGGAGCCCGGGACGGCGTGCTTCCTGGGCTATGACGTCAAGCACGAGATCGTGAACGACTCCGCAGACGAGCTCGTGATGCTGTGGATGGTGACGCCGCCGGGCCTCGAGAAGTTCTTCGAGGCCATCGGACGGCCGCGCCAGCCGGGCACGCCAGCGCCCGCGCCCTTCGAGCGACCGCAGGATGTCGTGGCCATCGAGCGCGCGCTGGGCATGAACGACACCGTGCGCTGACGCGGCCTGCCGACCGTCTCGCTCGGCGACGGTGACCTCGTCCCGGACGAGTACAACGCGGCGGTGGGGGCCTTCCTGGCCAGCCACCGCAATCGCTAGCTGCCTGTCGGAGTAATCGGCGGCAGACGGTTGAAGCAGCCGGTGCGCATTTGCTGGTCCGCTTCGAGCGCCGGCTTGGCCGGCGCAATCTGTTCGGGGGGAGGTTTCGGAAGGGGGGCGGAGCCCCCCTCCGAGCTACCTAGGTGTGCCTGATCGCTACCGCCGGGCGGGACTTTTCGTGTACGCTCCTTGAGAGGGTAGCGAGGTGAACCGGACCGGACCCCGGAGGGATGTATGACACGTCGACTGCTATGGGCGGTGGCGATACTCCTGGTCGGGCTCAGCGGCCGTCCCGCGGGGGCGGATTATGGCGGGGTCGATGCCGTCGAACAGCCATTCGAGGCGAAGGTGACCGTCGAGGTGCATCCGCTCAACGCGGACGTGTGGCTCGATGGCGCCTACCTCGGCGGCTCCCGGGAGCTGACGAATCTCGAGGTGACCATAGTGCGGGGACGGCGTCTCCTGACGATCGCCGCGCCGGGTTACAAGTCACGGTTCATCGTCGTTGATGCCACGACCGCGCGAACCAGCCGAGTGACGGTGGATCTCATCCCCGACCGCAAGCGCTGAGCCCAGATCCTCGCCGGCTCGCCGTGTGCTCGTCCGGGCGCGCGGTCAGCCGGCGAGAGCCTTCCGCATACGCTCGAGCCCCTCGGTCAGCATGGAGCGCGGGCAGCCGAAGTTCAACCTGACGAAGCCGGCGCCCCCCCGCCCGAAGGTGGCGCCGTCATTGAGCCCCACCCGCGCTTCCTCGAGGAAGAACGTATACGGGTCGTGGCCGGGAATGCCCGCCCGCCGGCAGTCGAGCCAGGCGAGATAGGTGCCCTCGGGCACCCCGACCTCGACGCCGCGCAGGTGAGCGCGGACGTACTGCACCAGGAAATCGCGGTTGGCCTCGAGGTAGCGCAGGAGCTCGTCGAGCCACGGCTGCCCGTCGCGATAGGCGGCCAGCATGGCCGTGTAGCCGAGAATATTCGCCGATTGCACCAGGTCCAGCCGGGTCGCGATGAATTTCTCCCGGAGCGCCTGGTTCGGGATGACGGCCAGGGCACACTTGAGGCCAGCCAGGTTGTAGGTCTTGCTGGGGGCCATGAGCGTGATGGTCCGCGCTTCGATCTCCGGGTGAAGCGACGCCATGGCCACGTGCTGGTGCCCCTGATAGATCAGGTCGCCGTGGATCTCGTCGGCACAGATCACGAGGCCGCGGCGGAGACAGATCTCGGCCATGCGGCCGAGCTCCTCGCGCGTGAACACGCGGCCCACCGGGTTGTGAGGATTGCACAGGATGAACATCCGCGTGCGCGGCGTGATCGCCCGCTCGAACGCCTCCTCGTCGACCTCGTAGCGTCCGTCCGATCCCCGGGTGAGATCCACGGCGTCCCTGGTCAGGCCCACATTGTCGGGCAGGCGCAGAATGGGCGGGTACACGGGCAACAGCGTGAGCAGCCCGTCCCCGGGCGCCGAGAAGGCCCGGCAGGCGACATTGAAGCCCGGGATCACGCCGGGCAGGAGCACCAGCGCCTCCGGCTCCACCTTCCAGCCACGGTGCTTGAGCAGCCGCTCGCACATGACCTCGTGGAACTCCGGCTGCTCGACGCCGTAGCCGAAGACGCCGTGCTCGACGCGCTCGCGAAGGGCCCGGGTCACCACCTCGGGCGAGGGGAAGTCCATGTCGGCGACCCAGAGGGGCAGGACATCGGGCGGGAACTTGTGCCACTTCGTGCTCTCGGTGGGGCGGCGGTCGATCTGACGGTCGAAGTCGTAGGGCATGGCTCGGAAGGATAGCTCCAAAACGTCGCAGGTGGCTCAAAAAGGCCCAGATGCGAGGCGGTGCGGGCGGCGGCACCCCGAGGCGTACTCTCTGTACGTTGAGTGGGTGCCGCCGCCCGCGCCAACGAAGCAGATGGGCCTTTTTCAGCCACCTGCTGAGTGCTTGACTCGCGCGCGAAACATGGGCATAAGAGTGTGGTTGCCGCGGCGCGGCAGGCAATCAAATCCCACTGTCGGTCGAGGAGATTTGCTCATGAGCGGAGTCCACACCCTGCGCGGACCAGCCCTGTTCTGGCTGCCCGCGCTCCTTGTCCTGATCCTCGTGACGGGGATAGCCGGCCCGCCGCCTGCCGAGGCCCAGGCCCCGACGGCGGCTGCTCAGCCGCCGGGCGCCCCGCACCAGGGCGGCGGTGAGGCCAACCTCAAGATCCCGGATCTCGCCCAGGTGACCTTCGGGGGGATGACGGGCCGTGTCCTGCTTCAGTGGGGCCTGCTCGTCTGCCTGCTCGGGTTCGGATTCGGGCTCGTGATCTTCAAGCAGCTCAAGGGCCTGCCCGTGCACCAGAGCATGCGGGAGATCTCCGAGCTGATCTACGAGACCTGCAAGACCTACCTGGTCACCCAGGGCAAGTTCCTGCTCATCCTGTGGATCTTCATCGCGGTCATCGTGACGTTCTACTTCGGCGTGCTCCAGCACTTCACGGGCCAGCAGGTCGCCATCATCCTGTTCTTCAGCCTGGTGGGTATCGGGGGGAGCTACGGCGTGGCCTGGTTCGGCATGCGCATCAACACCTTCGCCAACTCGCGCACCGCTTTCGCCAGCCTCCGGGGATTCGCCTTTCCCGTGTACTCCATCCCGCTGCGCGCGGGGATGAGCGTGGGCATGCTCCTCATCAGCGTGGAGCTCTTGATCATGCTCCTGATCCTGCTCTACGTCCCGCGCGAGTACGCGGGCGCCTGCTTCATCGGGTTCGCCATCGGCGAATCGCTGGGGGCCTCCGCCCTCCGCATCGCGGGCGGCATCTTCACCAAGATCGCCGACATCGGCTCGGACCTGATGAAGATCGTTTTTAATATCAAGGAGGACGATGCGCGCAATCCCGGCGTCATCGCCGACTGCACGGGCGACAATGCGGGCGACTCCGTGGGGCCCAGCGCCGATGGCTTCGAGACGTATGGCGTGACGGGGGTGGCCCTGATCTCCTTCATCGTGCTCGCGGTCGCGCAGGAAATCGTCCAGGTGCAGCTCCTGGTCTGGATCTTCGTGATGCGCGTCATGATGATCGTGGCGAGCGGGGCCTCTTACTTCATCAACGATGGGTGGGCGCGCGGGCGCTATGGCCAGGCGACCCGGATGAACTTCGAGCAGCCCCTCACCAGCCTCGTGTGGATCACCTCGATCGTCTCGGTGGTGTTGACCTACCTGGTCTCATGGTGGCTGATCCCGGGTCTGGGCGATGGCACCTTGTGGTGGAAGCTGGCCACCGTCATCACGTGCGGGACCCTGGCGGGCGCCATCATTCCCGAGTTCGTCAAGGTCTTCACGTCGACGGATTCGGCGCACGTGCGCGAGGTGGTGACCTCGGCCCGTGAGGGCGGAGCCTCGCTCGACATCCTGTCGGGCCTCGTGGCCGGAAACTTCAGCGCGTACTGGCTGGGCATGGTGATCGTGGGGCTCATGGGGGCGGCGTATCTCGTGAGCCGGCTCGGCCTGGGCGACCTCATGGTCGCCCCCGCCGTCTTCGCCTTCGGCCTCGTCGCCTTCGGCTTCCTCGGCATGGGCCCCGTGACGATCGCCGTCGACTCCTATGGCCCGGTGACGGACAACGCGCAGTCCGTGTTCGAGCTCTCGGTGATCGAGCAGGTCCCCGGGATCAAGGCAGAGCTCCGCAAGGACTACGGCTTCGACGTCAACTTCGAGTCGGCCAAGCACATGCTCGAGGAAAACGACGGGGCCGGCAATACGTTCAAGGCCACGGCCAAACCGGTGCTCATCGGCACCGCCGTGGTCGGGGCCACCACCATGATCTTCTCCATCATCATGGTGCTGACGCATGGGCTGACCCAGAACCTCGACAAGCTCTCGCTCCTCCACCCGCCCTTCCTCCTCGGCCTGATCACAGGGGGCGCGATGATCTACTGGTTCACGGGCGCCTCGACCCAGGCCGTGAGCACCGGGGCCTACCGGGCCGTGGAGTTCATCAAGGCCAATATCAAGCTCGAAGGCGTGACCAAGGCCTCGGTGGCCGACAGCAAGAAGGTGGTGGAGATCTGCACGCAGTACGCCCAGAAGGGCATGTTCAATATCTTCCTGGCCGTGTTCTTCGCCACCCTCGCCTTCGCCTTTCTCGAGCCGTACTTCTTCATCGGGTACCTGATCTCGATCGCCCTCTTCGGTCTCTATCAGGCCGTGTTCATGGCCAACGCCGGCGGGGCCTGGGACAATGCCAAGAAAGTGGTCGAGGTCGACCTCAAGGAGAAGGGCACCCCGCTGCACGCCGCCGTCGTCGTCGGCGATACCGTGGGCGACCCTTTCAAGGACACCTCCTCGGTGGCCATGAACCCCATCATCAAGTTCACCACGCTCTTCGGCCTTCTTGCCGTGGAGCTGGCCGTGACCCTCACGGCCGACCAGGGGGCATTGCTGAGCCGCAGCCTCGCCGCCGTCTTCTTCGTCATCTCCGTGGTCTTCGTGTGGCGCTCGTTCTACTCCATGCGCATCAAGGTCGGAGCCGCGTAGGGCCGGGCGCCCCGTGGGCACCGTCGAGCGGTTTGCGGAAGCCTTCAACCGGCGCGACGTCGAGGGACTCCTCGCCTGCTTCACGGCCGAGGGCACCTATCACGACCTCTTCTTCGGTCCGCATGCCGGGCCGCCCGCCCTCCGGGAGATGTTCGAGCGCATGTTCCGCGAGGGCCGCGACTATCACTGGCGGATGGACACCATCGTGACGGATGGCCCGCGCGCCGCGGCGGAGTGGACATTCGGCTACACGGTCAGCGCCGCCGTGCCGCGGAGCGAGGGTCGCCGCATCCGCTTCCGCGGCATGAGCCTCTTCGAGCTCGAGGGCGGCCGGATCGCCGCCTATCGCGAGTATGCCGACACGGGGGTGGCCCTGCTGCAGCTGGGCTTCAAGCCCGAGGCTCTCGCCAAGGTCCTGTCCAAGCGATTGCCCGCTGACTGATCTTTCGTCCGCTCGTGCCCGTCCTCTCCGTTCTCGACCAGTCGCCCATCCGGAGCGGCGGCACCGCAGCCGATGCGGTGGCCGAGACGCTCGAGCTGGCGCGAGCCTGCGAGCGTTGGGGCTATCACCGCTACTGGCTGGCCGAGCACCATTCGAGCCGCGGGCTGGCCGGTTCCACCCCCGAGATCCTGATCGGCCAGGTGGCGGCGCGCACGAGCCGCATGCGGGTGGGCGCGGGCGGCGTCATGCTGAGCCACTACAGCGCCCTCAAGGTCGCGGAGAACTTCCGGATGCTTGAGACGCTGTATCCCGGACGCATCGACCTCGGGATCGGACGGGCTCCAGGCAGCGATCCGCGCACCGCGCGCGCGCTCACGCATGGGCCGGGCGCCCTCGGCGTCGAGCACTTTCCGAATCAGATCGCGGATCTGATCGGATTCGTCCACGGAGAATTGCCCCAGGGCCATCCGTTCCGCGGCGTTCGGGCCATGCCCGAGGGGCCGACCATGCCCGAGCTGTGGCTCCTTGGCTCGAGCGGCGAGAGCGCCGCCCTGGCCGCCCATTTCGGTACAGGCTTCTCCTTCGCCCACTTCATCTCGAGCGACGGCGGCGTGGAGGCGACGCGCTCGTATCTGGCTGACTTCCGGCCCTCGCCCATGTTCCCGTCGCCACGGGCGAGCGCGGCCGTATTCGCGCTGGCCGCCGACACCGAAGCCGAAGCCCTTCGTCTTGCCCGCAGCCGCGACCTCTGGATCCTGCGTCTCTACACGGGAAGGCCCGGCGCCTTTCCCTCGGTCGAGGAGGCCGAAGCGTATCCCTATACCGAGCAGGACCTGGCCATCCTCCGGCACGGCCGCCGTCGGACGATAGCGGGCGCCCCGGAGCAGGTGCGCGAGCGCTTGAGCGCGCTCGCGGCCGAGTACGGGGTGGACGAGCTCGTCATCGTCACCATCACCCACGAGTTCAAGGCGCGCCTCCGCTCGTACCAACTGCTCGCCGAAGTCTTCGGCCTGCCGTCGGCGGCCGGGCTCCCGGATGATAGGATGTCGACGCCATGACCGACGCGTCAGCAAAGCCGCCGGCCCTCGATCCCGCCGAGGTCGACGGCGTGATCCAGGCCGTGCGCTTCGAGCTCTACCGCGAGAACATCTACGGCGCCCTTGAGATGCTCGAGGCGGCGCGGGCCCGCCGGCCCGACCCCCGTTACGCCGAGCTCGCCGCGCGCATCCGCTCGTGGCTGGGACACCTGGAGAGCCGCGACGCCTATATCGCCGCCCAGGAGGGGCAGTACAAGGGCCTCCGGTGGAAGATGGGACTCAAGCTCCTCGAGAAGCGCCTGCGCATGCTCACGGGGAGGAAGACGTGGAAGATGATCGCGCGGCGCGGGCGCGATCCTGAGTTCCAGGAGCTCGAGCGCGCGGTGGAGGCGGGCAAGGCCCGGCGCGTCCTGGATGCGGGCTGCGGCGAAGGCGGGGTGGCCATGGCGCTGGCCGCCCGCCATCCAGAGCTCTCGGTGGACGGCGTCGAGGTCTCGGCCACCAATGTCCGGATCGCCCGACAGCTCAACCGCTGGAGAACCGTCACCATCCGTGAGGGTCTGGCCGAGGAGGTGCACGAGCACTTCGACGCCGGCCGCTTCGACCTCGCGTACTCCTTCGCCGTGCTCGAGCACGTGCGCGACGTGGACGCCACCATCCGCTCGATCATGACCGTGCTCAGGCCGGGCGGCCGCTTCTGCTTCGTGGTCCCCATGCACGAGTTCCGCGCGCGCGGCCCCATCCCGGACTACCAGCCCGTCCACGGCTACGCCGATCACTGCCGCGTCTTCAGCGAGACCGAGCTGCGGCGCCGCTTCGGCCATGAGCCCGACTTCCACCTTGTCAAGATCCCGGGAGCGTGGAAGCACGGCGAGATTCCCGCCTGCTTCGAGCCTGTGGAGTTCGGCTCGTTCTTCGTCTCCTTCACCAAACCCTAGCAGGCGGCTGAAAAAGGCCCATCTGCGGGAGTGCGGCGACTGCGGCGGCACCCGCTCAACGTACGTGGCAGTTCGAGCTGAGGGGCGAAGCCACGAGGCGAGGGCCGAGTGAGAACTACGCCTCCGGGTGCCGCCGCAGTCGCCGCCTCGCATCTGGACCTTTTTGAGCCGCCTGCGGCGCTGCTCGCGCCAAATCTAGCGATTGGGCGGGGTGCCAGTTTTCGTCGGCCTCCCGCCCGAGATAGTCCGCGCTGATGGAGAGGACGACCCGATGTCCGTGTGATTTCAAGCGCTTGGAGGCTGGCACAGATGTTGTAGTCCCTCTGTGCGATGCTCGACCACGCACCGACCGCCGAGGGAGCCTCCGAGCTCGCGACCGACAGGCCCGCTGTCCCGCCGTGGGAGTTGTGGTTCGGCCGCAGGATCTCACTGGTGATGATGCTGACGGTGCTGGTCCCGCTGCTCATCCTGGCCTACGGTGTCTACGAGCACGCGTGGTCCTGGCTCGGTGCCGATCCGCTCCTGGGCCGCGACCCCCTCTGGAGCCATGCCCTGCTGGGCTTCACGGGTCTGCTCATGGCGGCAGGGGCCCTCGTGGTCAGGGACCTCGCCTCCACGGTGCGCCGCACCGCCGAGACCGTCGCCGCCACCAGCAAGATCGAGGCGAGCGTGGTGGCGAAGACGGACCAGATCGGGGCCCTCATGGGCTCCTTCTCCCGCATGCTCGAGACGATCGAGGTCCAGGCCGGGGAGATCAACCAGTTCGCGGCACGGCTCGACGTCGCCTACAAGGAGCTCGAGTCTACCAATGCCCGGCTGAAGGAAGTCTCCTTCAAGGACGAGGTGACCCGGCTCTACAACCGACGGTTCTTCTCGATCCGGCTCGAAGAAGAAGTCTCCCGCTACCGGCGCTTCAACCATCCCGTCTCCGTGGTCCTGCTCGACCTCGACGGCTTCAAGGCCGTCAACGATGAGCTCGGGCACGTGGTGGGCGACGAGACGTTGCGCGGCGTGGCCGAGCTGCTCCTGAAGCACTCGCGCGGGATCAACGTGATCTGCCGCTACGGCGGGGACGAGTTCGCGATTCTCCTCGTGGAGACGCCGAAGGCGGGGGCCCAGATCTTCGCCGACCGGATCCGCCACGTGCTGGCAACCCACGAGTTCCCCCACGGGCGTCAGGTCAGCGCGAGCTTCGGCATCGCGTGCCTCCCCGAGGACGTGGCGGCCGCCGCCGAGGATCTGATCCGCGCCGCGGACGAGGCGCTGTACGCGGCCAAGCGCGGGGGGAAGAATCGCGTGTTCACTCACGCCGAGAGTGAGGCCTCGCAGTCCATGCGGAACGCTTCCGCCGCGTCCGCCCCCACGGAGCCGGTCGAGGGTCTGGGCCGCCTCGAGCGCCTCGTCGGCGCCTCCGATGCGGTCCCCCCGGATGCCGGCGTGCTGGTCTTGAGCCGGGGAGGCGATGTCCGGACAGCGCTCGAGGGACTCGACGGCGACGCGTACGACCTCATCATGCGCCCGGCCGCCTCCGCGACCCACGCGGTGGCCGATCCGGAGTCGCTGTGGCGTGCCGGCGACATGCGCGTGCTGCCGGCCGCCTCGCCATCACCGGCGTGCCCGCTCTCCCCGGCCGACGCCGTGGCCCTCGCGACGCTCCGGGACATGC encodes:
- a CDS encoding PatB family C-S lyase, with product MPYDFDRQIDRRPTESTKWHKFPPDVLPLWVADMDFPSPEVVTRALRERVEHGVFGYGVEQPEFHEVMCERLLKHRGWKVEPEALVLLPGVIPGFNVACRAFSAPGDGLLTLLPVYPPILRLPDNVGLTRDAVDLTRGSDGRYEVDEEAFERAITPRTRMFILCNPHNPVGRVFTREELGRMAEICLRRGLVICADEIHGDLIYQGHQHVAMASLHPEIEARTITLMAPSKTYNLAGLKCALAVIPNQALREKFIATRLDLVQSANILGYTAMLAAYRDGQPWLDELLRYLEANRDFLVQYVRAHLRGVEVGVPEGTYLAWLDCRRAGIPGHDPYTFFLEEARVGLNDGATFGRGGAGFVRLNFGCPRSMLTEGLERMRKALAG
- a CDS encoding glycosyltransferase family 2 protein, with the protein product MTAQASGPEEARAHPRISVVTPSFNQGRFLERTIRSVLDENYPDLEYIIIDGGSTDESVEIIKRYERHLAYWVSEPDRGQSHAINKGLNRATGTILTWLNSDDYYMPGTLDIIATAAVAHPEAGAYVGAGDIVDASGTVIHHQVPPSVISLETMYQWIRGEFFMQPSCFLRDTAWRAVAPLDESIHIAFDLDLWMRMAKAGQTFVTIDRLLSKSLSHPGSKTTAYVNLSIVEVAIVAMRHGGEREARKLLEDMAIRLSWAEPNLEKILENPVLKRLEPLIGFFVKPAIRRRDTVPPWLRR
- a CDS encoding Gfo/Idh/MocA family oxidoreductase, producing MGTLRVGIVGSRFAAHLHLKAYRRAYGIGVQLAGVTSPTAERRKAFASESGAEPYPDLAAMLPHIDVVDVCSPPATHEPVALEAIEAGKHVFIEKPFTGAFGPPSDASRLLQDALASADRMVEAAHRKGVVLAYAENWIYAPAVQKEREIIEKTGAQILWMLGGESHSGSHSPVYGIWRHAGGGSLVGKGCHPLTACLYLKAVEGRAQGGRSIRPATVSARVHEITRLSGYRDRGFLRTDYEDVEDYSQLHVTFEDGTVADVFATELVLGGVHNWLEVFANNHRTTCRLNPVNLLDTYNPEATQFRDIYLVEKIGTKEGWSHPAADEEWQQGFYAEVQDFVECCASGRRPQSDAEVARDTVAALYAGYVSAARSGGEVPVPLR
- the gmd gene encoding GDP-mannose 4,6-dehydratase, which encodes MMKALITGITGQDGSYLAEFLLGKGYEVHGIIRRASTFNTNRIDHLYKDPHVNGVKLFLHYGDISDSTNLIKLLYRIRPEEIYNLAAQSHVRVSFDIPEYTGDVTALGAVRILEAIHETGLTAKFYQASSSEMFGKVRESPQRETTPFYPRSPYAAAKAYAYWMTVNYRESYGMFACNGILFNHESPRRGETFVTRKITRAAALIRAGLQDKLYLGNLDAQRDWGYAKEYVEAMWLMLQQDKPDDYVIATGETHSVRELLAEAFSYVGLNWQDHVEIDSMYYRPTEVDLLVGDGSKAKATLGWEPTTRFKGLVRLMVEADQASLGTPPPK
- a CDS encoding PEGA domain-containing protein; this encodes MTRRLLWAVAILLVGLSGRPAGADYGGVDAVEQPFEAKVTVEVHPLNADVWLDGAYLGGSRELTNLEVTIVRGRRLLTIAAPGYKSRFIVVDATTARTSRVTVDLIPDRKR
- a CDS encoding sodium-translocating pyrophosphatase, yielding MSGVHTLRGPALFWLPALLVLILVTGIAGPPPAEAQAPTAAAQPPGAPHQGGGEANLKIPDLAQVTFGGMTGRVLLQWGLLVCLLGFGFGLVIFKQLKGLPVHQSMREISELIYETCKTYLVTQGKFLLILWIFIAVIVTFYFGVLQHFTGQQVAIILFFSLVGIGGSYGVAWFGMRINTFANSRTAFASLRGFAFPVYSIPLRAGMSVGMLLISVELLIMLLILLYVPREYAGACFIGFAIGESLGASALRIAGGIFTKIADIGSDLMKIVFNIKEDDARNPGVIADCTGDNAGDSVGPSADGFETYGVTGVALISFIVLAVAQEIVQVQLLVWIFVMRVMMIVASGASYFINDGWARGRYGQATRMNFEQPLTSLVWITSIVSVVLTYLVSWWLIPGLGDGTLWWKLATVITCGTLAGAIIPEFVKVFTSTDSAHVREVVTSAREGGASLDILSGLVAGNFSAYWLGMVIVGLMGAAYLVSRLGLGDLMVAPAVFAFGLVAFGFLGMGPVTIAVDSYGPVTDNAQSVFELSVIEQVPGIKAELRKDYGFDVNFESAKHMLEENDGAGNTFKATAKPVLIGTAVVGATTMIFSIIMVLTHGLTQNLDKLSLLHPPFLLGLITGGAMIYWFTGASTQAVSTGAYRAVEFIKANIKLEGVTKASVADSKKVVEICTQYAQKGMFNIFLAVFFATLAFAFLEPYFFIGYLISIALFGLYQAVFMANAGGAWDNAKKVVEVDLKEKGTPLHAAVVVGDTVGDPFKDTSSVAMNPIIKFTTLFGLLAVELAVTLTADQGALLSRSLAAVFFVISVVFVWRSFYSMRIKVGAA
- a CDS encoding nuclear transport factor 2 family protein — encoded protein: MGTVERFAEAFNRRDVEGLLACFTAEGTYHDLFFGPHAGPPALREMFERMFREGRDYHWRMDTIVTDGPRAAAEWTFGYTVSAAVPRSEGRRIRFRGMSLFELEGGRIAAYREYADTGVALLQLGFKPEALAKVLSKRLPAD
- a CDS encoding cupin domain-containing protein, whose protein sequence is MNPPETIRGRAVVVQPGEGPSYWQPVPARGHADPVLFPGRTGFDGLSMGFQTVAPGGRIREHSHGEQVELQICFQGRGRVIVDGVSHSLEPGTACFLGYDVKHEIVNDSADELVMLWMVTPPGLEKFFEAIGRPRQPGTPAPAPFERPQDVVAIERALGMNDTVR